The following coding sequences are from one Capsicum annuum cultivar UCD-10X-F1 chromosome 3, UCD10Xv1.1, whole genome shotgun sequence window:
- the LOC107862751 gene encoding probable leucine-rich repeat receptor-like protein kinase At1g68400, which yields MREFSHLSRRTILIFALFLVVESAEISEFYPSERDALLQLRDGVNSSVLDLHKHWTGPPCYKNQSKWAGISCSDGHVTALVLEGFQLTGSLPPTFLENITNLTKISFRNNSLYGHVPNLTGLAYLESVFLSDNRFSGLIPYGYIELQKLRELELQGNVLEGSIPPFDQQTLIAFNVSSNKLEGPIPETPVLKRFPKSCYGDNANLCGEVLGIPCSTPPANPPKAPGEKKRNGLKVWSIALIAAGGAALVFVSIMSILLCYFRRSKRKETLEEDKQESISTENVKKRSYWLESREDPVRTLDLTFFDKDMSVFDMDDLLRASAEVLGKGKLSTTYRAILESGSVVAVKRLKEMNSLSKREFTQQMHLLGKLRHENLVEMISFYYSKEEKLIVYEYVPQGDLFELLHENRGIERQPLNWTSRISIIKDVAKGLNFLHQTLPAQKVPHGNIRSKNVLILQDPQSKNYHSKLTDYGFLPLLPSKESSSKLAVGKSPEFIQGKKLTRKADIYCFGILLLEVITGKVPGELFSPENGGTSIVDDDLSEWVRTVVNNDWSTDILDVEILAQKEGYNEMLKLTELALQCTDEAPEKRPKMSEVFGRIEEIEVEQKSVVTDVEADSPVS from the exons ATGAGAGAATTCTCTCATTTATCGCGTAGGACGATCTTAATTTTCGCATTGTTTCTGGTGGTGGAATCAGCTGAGATCAGTGAATTTTACCCAAGTGAAAGAGATGCTTTGTTGCAGCTTAGAGATGGTGTGAATTCAAGTGTTCTTGATTTGCATAAACATTGGACAGGGCCACCTTGTTACAAGAACCAGAGCAAATGGGCTGGAATTTCTTGTTCTGATGGGCATGTAACTGCACTTGTTTTAGAAGGATTTCAGTTAACTGGTTCACTTCCACCAACATTCTTGGAGAACATAACTAACTTGACGAAAATCAGCTTTCGAAACAATTCATTGTATGGTCATGTTCCCAATCTCACAGGACTAGCTTACCTAGAATCTGTGTTTCTTTCAGACAATCGATTCTCGGGCTTGATTCCATATGGTTACATTGAGCTGCAGAAACTGAGAGAATTGGAGCTCCAGGGGAATGTACTTGAAGGTTCAATTCCACCTTTTGATCAACAGACTTTGATTGCGTTCAATGTGTCTTCGAATAAACTAGAAGGACCAATCCCTGAAACACCTGTCCTGAAGAGATTTCCGAAGAGCTGTTATGGGGATAACGCGAATTTGTGTGGTGAGGTTCTAGGAATACCTTGTTCAACACCACCTGCAAATCCACCTAAAGCACCAGGTGAAAAGAAAAGGAATGGACTTAAAGTATGGAGTATTGCTTTGATAGCAGCAGGAGGAGCAGCACTTGTCTTTGTTTCAATCATGtccattttattatgttattttagaagatctaaaagaaaggaaacactAGAAGAAGACAAACAAG AAAGTATTTCAACAGAGAATGTGAAAAAGAGAAGTTATTGGTTAGAGAGCAGAGAAGATCCAGTAAGAACATTGGACTTGACATTCTTTGACAAGGACATGTCAGTCTTTGACATGGATGACTTGCTAAGGGCATCAGCTGAAGTTTTAGGAAAAGGAAAGCTAAGCACAACATACAGAGCAATCTTGGAATCTGGTTCTGTTGTTGCTGTCAAAAGACTCAAAGAAATGAATTCATTGAGCAAGAGGGAATTCACCCAACAAATGCATTTGCTTGGAAAACTGAGACATGAAAACCTTGTGGAAATGATTTCCTTCTACTATTCCAAGGAGGAGAAGCTCATCGTTTATGAATACGTTCCTCAGGGCGACTTGTTCGAGCTCTTACATG AAAATAGAGGAATTGAGAGACAACCACTAAACTGGACTTCAAGAATATCCATCATAAAGGATGTAGCAAAGGGTCTAAATTTCTTGCACCAGACCTTACCAGCACAAAAAGTTCCACATGGAAACATCAGATCAAAAAATGTCCTAATCTTGCAAGACCCCCAAAGCAAGAACTACCATTCCAAGTTGACAGATTATGGATTCTTGCCTTTGTTACCGTCTAAAGAATCCTCAAGCAAATTAGCAGTTGGAAAATCTCCTGAGTTTATTCAAGGGAAAAAGCTAACAAGAAAAGCTGATATATACTGCTTTGGTATTCTTCTCTTGGAAGTGATCACTGGAAAGGTACCTGGTGAATTGTTTTCACCAGAAAATGGGGGTACTAGtattgttgatgatgatttgtCAGAGTGGGTAAGGACAGTGGTGAATAATGATTGGTCAACTGATATTTTGGATGTGGAAATACTTGCACAAAAAGAAGGGTATAATGAAATGTTGAAACTTACTGAATTGGCTTTGCAGTGTACAGATGAAGCACCAGAGAAAAGGCCTAAGATGAGTGAAGTGTTTGGGAGAATTGAAGAGATTGAAGTTGAACAAAAGAGTGTTGTCACTGATGTGGAAGCTGATTCACCAGTCTCTTAG
- the LOC107862752 gene encoding probable aquaporin TIP3-2 has product MAMPARRYAFGREDEATHPDSLRATLSELLSTFIFVFAGEGSVLAIDKLYPDRALGASRLTAIALAHALSLFAAVASSLNVSGGHINPAVTFGSLVGGRISVVRAIYYWIAQLLGSVIASLLLRLATDGFRPRGFAVAAGVGNLNALVMEIVMTFGLMYTVYATAVDPRKGSLGTIAPLAIAFIVGANVLVGGPFEGASMNPARAFGPALVGWRWRNHWIYWLGPFVGAALAGLIYEYGIIQHETVPRPTTHQPLAPEDY; this is encoded by the exons ATGGCTATGCCTGCTAGGAGATATGCTTTTGGGAGGGAGGATGAAGCCACCCACCCTGATTCCCTACGAGCCACCTTGTCTGAGCTCCTCTCCACCTTCATCTTCGTTTTTGCTGGTGAAGGTTCTGTTCTTGCTATTG ATAAGTTATATCCGGATAGGGCGTTAGGAGCATCAAGACTGACAGCGATAGCGCTGGCGCATGCTTTATCGCTATTTGCAGCTGTAGCCTCTAGCCTGAACGTTTCTGGAGGACACATCAACCCAGCTGTTACCTTTGGTTCACTTGTGGGGGGAAGGATTTCTGTTGTTCGTGCTATCTATTATTGGATAGCTCAGCTTCTTGGTTCTGTTATAGCCTCTCTTTTGTTGAGGCTTGCTACTGATGGCTTT CGGCCACGGGGATTCGCGGTTGCAGCTGGAGTTGGCAACTTGAATGCACTTGTGATGGAGATAGTGATGACATTTGGACTAATGTACACGGTGTATGCAACTGCTGTTGATCCAAGGAAGGGAAGTTTGGGGACCATTGCACCTCTTGCCATTGCGTTCATAGTGGGGGCAAACGTCCTAGTGGGAGGGCCATTTGAGGGAGCATCCATGAATCCAGCTAGGGCATTCGGACCTGCTCTGGTGGGATGGAGGTGGAGGAACCATTGGATCTACTGGTTGGGACCTTTTGTAGGTGCAGCCCTGGCTGGACTTATCTACGAGTATGGGATCATACAGCACGAGACCGTTCCACGCCCCACTACCCATCAGCCCTTGGCACCAGAAGATTACTAA
- the LOC107862753 gene encoding acyl-carrier-protein phosphodiesterase PptH, translated as MVLCLITISSAFYLQPGRSRYLRKCMRIQNCGRYLMKHADITRHKIIPSARVDTVGLEVFVVSDLHTEYAENMSWVKGLPKKRKKKEVLLVAGDVAETYENFVLTMSLLKASFEHVFFVPGNHDLWLRREKEKYIDSLQKLDIMLDACQSLGVETNPSVIDGLAIIPLFSWYHESFDREKDITGIRIPSLELACKDFRACKWPDGLINGDNSLATHFDAMNDKYQDTVQEMLASCKQIISFSHFIPRLELCPEKRMLFYPNLPKVIGSDFLEARIRYIHGARGSTNACHIFGHTHFCWDARLDGIRYVQAPLAYPRERKRRMNGGEDWLPFCIYSKGEFTENMSPCYWSDYYASNPRTPDVTELAPWVARFYGKL; from the exons ATGGTTCTATGCTTAATTACGATTAGCTCGGCTTTTTATCTGCAACCTGGACGTTCAAGATATCTTCGCAAATGTATGAGAATCCAGAATTGTGGGAGATATCTCATGAAGCATGCTGATATTACAAGGCATAAGATTATCCCTTCTGCTAGGGTAGATACAGTTGGTTTGGAGGTTTTTGTAGTTTCAGACTTGCATACAGAATACGCGGAGAACATGTCATGGGTAAAGGGTTTAccaaaaaagaggaagaaaaaggaaGTTCTTCTCGTTGCTGGTGATGTTGCGGAGACTTATGAGAATTTTGTGTTAACTATGTCCCTCTTGAAGGCTAGTTTTGAGCACGTGTTCTTTGTGCCCGGAAACCATGACCTTTGGCTCCGGAGGGAGAAAGAGAAATAT ATTGATTCTCTTCAAAAGCTGGATATAATGCTTGATGCATGTCAGAGTCTTGGAGTGGAAACTAATCCTAGTGTCATTGATGGTTTGGCAATTATTCCTCTATTCTCATGGTATCACGAG AGCTTTGATAGGGAAAAGGACATAACTGGAATCCGCATTCCATCTTTGGAGCTG GCATGCAAGGACTTCCGTGCATGCAAGTGGCCTGATGGACTCATAAATGGAGATAACTCCCTTGCTACACATTTTGATGCCATGAATGACAAATATCAGGATACAGTCCAGGAAATGCTGGCAAGCTGCAAGCAAATAATTTCATTCTCACACTTTATTCCAAG actAGAGCTTTGTCCAGAGAAGAGAATGCTTTTCTATCCTAACCTTCCAAAAGTGATTGGTTCTGACTTTCTTGAGGCCCGTATAAGATACATACACGGAGCTAGAGGGAGCACAAACGCTTGTCATATTTTTGGTCACACCCATTTCTGCTGGGATGCCCGGCTTGATGGTATCAG GTATGTGCAGGCGCCATTAGCGTATCCAAGAgagaggaaaagaagaatgaaTGGAGGAGAAGACTGGCTGCCATTTTGCATTTACTCTAAAGGTGAATTCACAGAGAATATGTCTCCCTGTTATTGGTCTGATTATTATGCCTCTAATCCTAGAACCCCTGATGTAACTGAACTTGCACCATGGGTTGCCAGATTCTATGGCAAACTTTAG
- the LOC107862750 gene encoding uncharacterized protein LOC107862750, with the protein MQIVRRLSVTVSKRVFGDASNSASGLNIQRRGKSFAATVPSDSAEDKSKGKRVSIEERRAMAEAFVNKYRAMNGGKFPSTKVAMREVGGSFYTIKKIVEELQYNAKMPVDKDTVVKEASTRKATVRKDNVLRKVEQTSNSATALEHEECLDGQLTNESLFEKEFNQKWKPSHELKEIPSDRQTVDEVISQETQSLTRSGVEGGDINSNREAEAKLQTPIAVEQTLLQISRISGSDNKNAAAQVFESELESFSRSKEPENNIKQKDSPMEDFKFDGLKQMDEPKHSPEPEKPTRELSNEREADTQAESKPSMWKNLKSFADGLLNMWWK; encoded by the exons ATGCAGATTGTCCGGCGGCTCTCTGTTACTGTTTCCAAGCGAG TATTTGGTGATGCTTCAAATTCAGCCAGTGGGTTGAATATTCAGCGCCGTGGCAAGTCATTTGCGGCCACCGTTCCCTCTGATTCAGCCGAAGATAAGAGTAAAGGGAAAAGGGTGTCCATTGAAGAAAGAAGAGCAATGGCGGAAGCTTTTGTTAACAA ATATAGAGCCATGAATGGTGGAAAATTTCCATCTACTAAGGTGGCAATGAGAGAAGTTGGTGGCTCATTTTACACTATCAAGAAGATTGTCGAAGAATTGCAATACAATGCTAAAATGCCAGTAGATAAAGACACTGTTGTTAAAGAAGCTTCCACAAGAAAAGCTACAGTTAGGAAGGACAATGTACTGAGAAAGGTTGAACAGACTTCAAACAGTGCAACTGCTCTCGAACATGAAGAATGCTTAGATGGTCAGTTAACCAATGAGAGTTTATTTGAAAAAGAATTCAATCAGAAATGGAAGCCCTCACATGAACTCAAAGAAATCCCAAGTGATCGACAAACAGTTGATGAAGTCATATCTCAAGAAACTCAATCATTAACCAGAAGTGGGGTGGAAGGTGGGGATATTAATAGCAACCGTGAGGCAGAGGCAAAGCTACAAACTCCAATAGCAGTAGAGCAGACTTTGTTGCAGATTTCAAGAATTTCTGGAAGT GATAATAAAAATGCTGCTGCACAAGTTTTTGAATCGGAGCTAGAATCTTTTTCGCGTTCCAAGGAACCTGAGAATAATATAAAACAGAAAGATTCCCCTATGGAAGATTTCAAATTTGATGGCCTGAAGCAGATGGATGAGCCAAAACATTCACCTGAACCGGAAAAGCCTACAAG GGAATTATCCAATGAGCGTGAGGCTGATACACAAGCGGAAAGTAAACCATCCATGTGGAAAAATCTAAAATCTTTTGCAGATGGACTCCTCAACATGTGGTGGAAATAG